Within Coffea arabica cultivar ET-39 chromosome 4e, Coffea Arabica ET-39 HiFi, whole genome shotgun sequence, the genomic segment tgtatataaaattaatccaAAAAGAAATCCATAAAAAGAGATTAAGAGTTTGTTTATATTATGAACTTACATAAAGAGAGAAATTAGTGTTTACTTAAGGTTATATTTGAAACTTAACTTATTAAGATTAAAGTTGTAGCAATGGCAAATTACAAGCAATTGTAAGTTGCTTTTAACACACGGAAAGTAGAGTTATTGTGGAATACTTATGAATGAGTAATTAAAGAAACTGATCAATGCAGCTAACGACCTGGGGGCAAAGTGATAGAGTTCTAATTAAAGTTAAAATTCTATGGgaagtttttggaaagttttggGGGGCGGGGCCCCCTCTGTGTCCATCGTTAACCAAGGACGCACAGAAGAAGAAGGGTCATCTTTGAAAATTACTTACCACATCGAAATCAAAAGAACTGCAGTTAAGTTAGGTTCTGAAAGCGTGGTTTTTTTATATGAATCAATGAGAAGACGTGATTGTTTTGATATGAATCAATGTCAAACCTTTTCGTGTAAATACTCGAACCCAACATAATATGATGCTAGTGGATTTGTGCCTCGCCTGAGGCGCCAGCATGCTCGGATTTAGACTCAAATATggaatattcttttttttttttttttgccgcaTCGATAACAATTGTATAACTTATTCTAACCTGATTTAAGGGAAGAGGAAATATAATCAACGAAAAACCTGTCAGAAAAAGGCATCCAAAGGTGACAGCCACAATTAAGTGACAAATATAATAAGAGGCAAGGTTGAATCCTTACCAACAACTCAAGAGAACATTGGACTCAGATATGGAATATTCACATATATTCATATTCATGCACTATGAATATTTACTTCATAGTGAGTAATTGACGCGACATTCAATTTATGAACAAATAATTTAACAGTAAAGGTCAATGATAGTTTTTTATATTAAATTTATGAGCAAATAAGTAACTAATTGATATTAAGTGTACTTAATGTTAGAAGTCAACACTAACCGcataaatttaaaaagaaatagATTAAAAGACATAAACAGCACTATAAATTAATGCTGACCAGCATCCGCTACATGGAATTGATCATTGACGTGAAATTACGATGCTGCCCACACAATCACGGTGCCAATAAAGGACCAAATTCACTCTGTCGATTTCCTCGTTCGCACTTTTATATCCTTACCAGGATATTTGTGGCGCCATTAGAAATCACTCTCTATTTGCTACTTTTCTCTCTTCCCACCTAGCAACCAACCCCCTCCACCTGAAGGCCGCGTCCTCGCATAAACAGTCTGTCTAAGATGCCCCTGCTCTCATTCCATTGACCATCTCTCAAAGTCAAACACCTTGCTTTCCGACATGGAACCGATCCTTTCCTACCCCATTTAGCCCACTTCTCCATCACGAAATATTTGGTTACACCCTGATTTGATTGCAATTAATTGAACTAAAATCAAGGGTCATCAATTACAACTTTACATGAAAATTATCCTACAGATTACAACATACAGACCTTGAAAGACTTCTAAAATGAAGCGGATCCTTCACCAAATAAAAAATCAACAGGATGATGTCTCAACACGCCCTGTTGTTGGCCAAAAAAGTTGACGTTTACAAAGCTGACAGTTCAACTTCACGAGTGCAGGGCCGATAGGCGACAAAGGTGTTATCATTAGAGAAAGAACCAGGATTAAAGCATGTGATTCCTGTGTACTTGAAAGCCTTTTGCTCACTTCTGTCTCCCAAGACTATCTGTTACAGAATGCGATCAATGAAATCAGAACTGTAAAGTTCGCAATGATACAAAATACGCGACCGGAATATTTTCACACTCATTGTCAGCAATTTGTTGAAACATCAAAAAGACACTTGGCACAGTTCTAATAAACTCAGATTCACATCTCTGTAGTAATATCAAAATAAGTTGGAAGCTTTGTTATTAAGGCAAGCCAGCAAAGGCTCCCGCCATAACCAAGTCCGAAAAGGCCAGTGAATGCAACTAGATCAGGATGAGTAGAGAGGAAAGGTAAGCTCAATGAAAATACTTAAATGTTCCAATATTCCAGAAGATGTCTTTCACAAAGACACGAGAGATTTACATGACTCCAAACATAGAGAAGTTAGTATATCTGTGGGAGTGTTCGTACATGTTTTACATATAAACAATAACTATTGAAATctcaataagaatatgcaatgTTTGTGCTCGAGAAGCTAAGCCTTTCCCAAACAGAATCTACAATGTATATTGCATCTGCACAGATAACAATCACATGCAGGTTTTGGTTGGCGAGACATTCTGTCTCTAACAATATCAAAGGTTTTCAGTCAAGCTTCACCGTCAACCATGAATAGAATTCTTGAAACATAGGCAGTCTCATTTAGTATTCATAAGGTAAAAGCTAAAACGCTTCTTATCAAATTGACTTGGCAAAGAAACCAGATGGTAATCTATATAAAAGTCAAGATAAAAGAATCAGCATACCGTATGTGGGGTAGGATAGAGATGTAGACTGTGATCATAATTCCAGATAATTGGTTGTACACTCAGAGGTAGGGGACAAAGGTGACTTTGATGTGTGATTGTAGCCACAAGCtgccaaaaaataataataataaatggaGAATACTGAGATTCAAGGTACAACTATATCAGCCAGGAATATGGCCAGGATGTTTGCACTCCCACTTGAACGAAAACAGCCCGCGTGCAGAATGCGGTAGAATGGAAGGAGTTGAGTTATTGAGTACACTCCACAACAACCTACAGTATGTTATGATAAGTACACTCACATGCTCAAAAGGATCACTTGTTTCTTCTGTTGAAGGGGGCATGAGACAAGATCTACGCATCCTATAAAGCAGATCTTGGCGGAAAAATACAATTTCTTGTGTATAGAACTTGATTCTGGATTGACACAATTTAGACAAAAGACGTGTCAGTGTAACCGGTGGATTCCAGAGTTGAAAGCAAAGACTGAATCTTAAGGAATACGGAGCAGGGGCTATCCAAACCCATATATAAAATGAACTCAAGCAGCCAATACACGGAGGAAGCTGTCAAATGCACCTATCCTCAAAATTTACCTGCAAGGATTAGTAGAGAAAATTGCATTTGGAATGTGTTTCTGAAGTTCTTCGGTTATGTACTTTGGCAAAGGACATCTAGGTAAAACAGTTGAGGGACCTggaaaaacaaagataacgtcTCATTTTGCAGAATTTACACAGATGAACGATGGAGATACTTTGACTATCTTCTCAACTTACCGACATCATCTGGACCAGGAATAAAAAGAAATCTACTTTGTTCCATTAGTCTTTGGTGGGTAGCAATCGCTTGCCCTAACTTTCCAAACTGCAACCTGCAAGTATGGTTGTGTTTTGATCCTTAGGTTCATTCTAGTACTCATAAGAgctaaaacaataaaattaaagaaaaccatAGCTGGTCCCCCACCTGAGACTTGAGAAAGAATTGAAAGAAAGATTACAAGGACGAGAGCAGAAATTTCccatgaaaacaaaaagagaaggaaCCACGTCCACATTCTCGTAACCATCGAGGACTGTCTCCAAATTTGCCATGGTCTTCTCTAAGATAAGAGAATAGCCAGGTTAAACAGTGCTTTTTTTCCCTATCTTTTTTGGGGGTGCATAGCAGTGATATTTTTAAGACCAGCAATTAATAAGAGTTAAGGCACGTGTACCTCCTCATTGTCCAGCCAAATGTCAGAAAGTATAACAAACATGTCATTCACCGCCCTACTCTCCAACTCTGAAAGTCTCAGCTGTTTCCATAATTAGGGAAATACAAATATCTAGCAATCATGATCAGTTATTTATCAAGTATTATCAAATCTAAAGGATACTGTTTCCTCTTTAGTAAGTATACCACCACCAAAGAAGTCCACACCACTAAAATAGCTGAAAGACTTTTCTCTATCCTCTAAAGGAGGAAATCCACATGTTTTAACCTGCAAAACACAGTT encodes:
- the LOC113741829 gene encoding DNA polymerase epsilon subunit B; its protein translation is MSTVLKSKVQRKFKMRGYTIKLEALAEILSFVNRFPDAEDDAIDLLLDELHHLSLKSSILDKEAVNKVVTLLLEAEAAVEENPNSATLGVGGSALRVINAFDIPKFRYDPVKKIFYEHTGQNPIHGDASAKAALYRDRFLLLFQRLSRDPHFSRPNFGSDFSDYGSCEISPIQSLVGQIGRRWIMGLISQLEDGHFYLEDLNAAVEVDLSNAKITTGFFSENTIVLAEGEMLLDGVFQVKTCGFPPLEDREKSFSYFSGVDFFGGGILTKEETLRLSELESRAVNDMFVILSDIWLDNEETMANLETVLDGYENVDVVPSLFVFMGNFCSRPCNLSFNSFSSLRLQFGKLGQAIATHQRLMEQSRFLFIPGPDDVGPSTVLPRCPLPKYITEELQKHIPNAIFSTNPCRIKFYTQEIVFFRQDLLYRMRRSCLMPPSTEETSDPFEHLVATITHQSHLCPLPLSVQPIIWNYDHSLHLYPTPHTIVLGDRSEQKAFKYTGITCFNPGSFSNDNTFVAYRPCTREVELSAL